The proteins below are encoded in one region of Apium graveolens cultivar Ventura chromosome 4, ASM990537v1, whole genome shotgun sequence:
- the LOC141721485 gene encoding uncharacterized protein LOC141721485 isoform X2 has protein sequence MNNMVSDKAVDAVFRGFRYVFRYKSLEVQLNSETEKLKIEMNNMSNEVKKEKANGKIIKAHVSKWQKEVEEEIQKSATTELPPSSCNCIKSLPIPNPVSRFQRGRNAFKKATAVAQLTSTGKDHLTRDIADLSPFQNKPKPDTAYEEFESRKDVYKKLWDALVNEDSPLIHGIYGMAGVGKTRMMEKFWEDALKDKIFKDVVRVDVGSENIDNLKLQDQVAGLVNCNLESQDVNRRASQLESSIRNVGKILLILDDVWSEIPLDDIIGTPFGDGSSSKGSKILFTSRKEDVLKGNKCEHLVEINTLSPGEALNLFKNTVGADKINSLQDESLVQRVCDECGHLPLLIHAVGKALKDEPHNSWKDAHHQLETGKFQNIVGVEPKVYKCIKLSIDYLQHDDAKSCLFLCSFFPEDAIIDLKMLVQLATGSKLINPDGGESRVLNMVNSLKTSSLLLGSGPKVHDIIRDVARFMASTDPTYAFLHVKCNSQYFPSDAGCCTGKLLRLDMETSDVYFDEDMVCKDLHTLWLQSNNHPQKFSGGFFKMFAYLSSLMLQNVKISLEQFSLQDLGNLRTVTFLGCDISKTNASLFPAKLKSLWIYDCYLPRPLKVANLTCLQKLKIQNINLLVVPNFISTLSSLEELHIPEGFHIDGEEYQEEPIVMEISKLTHLRSLQFSFPVGSTFHGTNALSNYIVSYDILVGGPGGLIETPRQLSRGPLMRSIELIGNHWQFWEGLIAMAEEVRLQNSNVELSSIYIGHKGAFGDLKKLYIKKCHNMGNLASISQDEIQYSFQHEVTCFSKLTILDIESCSELKYLFCNNIAKSLVQLQKLRVFNCESMEAIIVNEGTSEGEIITFSNLKSLTIKGCPRLAGFYAQKKNAYSGSTSSMDPSAQYQPFLDREVRFPSLEELKIRSLPYTSVIWGKDCYNDKLRHLRVGKCDKLETVIPQAMMHKVHNLEQIHIYECSSLRTMFLPSVAIDLTHLKELTVKNCEKMTEIIEAGEQLITSDDMLFPELTILELVNLQSLTSVWCCQSGKANTCKVPFRLLQLSSIVLESLPALKSFLHGSNFEFHTPALKKVKVDSCVLSTLFTFSMFKKFQLKNLEVRNCELLENIVEDLRGDETCNKIITLSQLTEVALQNLPNLKSFFHNANYEFHMPVIKRVNVYYCGFSDTLFRRSVFKNLKQLKELCVLNCEMLESIFEDARADESADTSDKFITLNKVCTVDIQGLPKLKSIFFGATNQCYMPALKKVTISRCGLSALFTPSVFREFKQLENLNVSHCESLEHIVKEVGVDVTYEMNGKSIISHRLSFVSLEHLPNLKSCFHNANYEFHMPDLRKVKVDCCGLSNALFTRSVFNNLKRLGELSVLNCELLESICEDESPGTSDKIITLNRLSMVNFQGLPKVKSIFYGATFECHMPALDRINIVGCGLSVLFTSSVFREIQQLRKLNVSNCESLEHIVKEVGVDETFEINGKSIISHSLSFVSLEHLPNLKSCFHNANYEFHMPNLWVVKVDCCGLSNALFTRSVFNNLKLLTKLSVLNCELLESICEDESPGTSDKIITLNRLSMVNFQGLPKVKRIFYGATFECHMPTLRHVEIVGCGLSVLFTSSMFREIQKLIKLDVSDCESLENIVEEVEVDETSEIIDKSITFHGLGSITLKSLPNLKSFSSSLTYVFNMPQLRTFLLRECPRIEYFSFSRTNTSAVRVTIDGCIEEGIQDLNECIRQNHKRGSYSSHCTGESSYSSQQLGTQSERIEEKKASV, from the exons ATGAATAACAT GGTATCTGATAAAGCAGTTGATGCTGTGTTTCGTGGTTTCCGTTACGTGTTCCGTTATAAGTCTCTTGAAGTCCAACTCAATTCCGAAACTGAAAAGCTTAAAATTGAGATGAACAACATGTCCAACGAAGTTAAGAAAGAAAAAGCTAATGGTAAAATAATCAAAGCCCATGTATCCAAATGGCaaaaagaggtggaagaagaGATCCAGAAGAGTGCAACAACAGAGTTGCCACCTTCTTCATGCAACTGCATCAAGAGCCTGCCAATACCGAATCCTGTCTCCCGTTTTCAACGGGGAAGGAACGCGTTCAAAAAGGCCACAGCTGTAGCTCAACTCACTAGCACCGGAAAGGATCACCTAACTAGAGATATTGCAGATCTTTCACCATTTCAAAACAAACCAAAACCTGATACCGCATACGAAGAGTTTGAATCCAGAAAAGATGTCTATAAGAAACTCTGGGATGCGCTAGTAAACGAAGATAGTCCTCTGATCCATGGAATCTATGGAATGGCAGGAGTTGGGAAAACTAGAATGATGGAAAAATTTTGGGAAGATGCCCTGAAGGACAAGATTTTCAAAGATGTGGTACGAGTAGATGTTGGCAGTGAAAACATAGACAATTTAAAGTTACAAGACCAGGTTGCTGGCCTTGTAAATTGCAATCTGGAGTCGCAAGATGTGAATAGAAGAGCTTCTCAGCTGGAATCCAGTATAAGGAATGTGGGTAAGATTCTCCTTATATTAGACGATGTTTGGAGTGAGATTCCCTTGGACGATATTATTGGAACTCCATTTGGCGATGGTAGTAGTTCCAAGGGTTCTAAAATCCTCTTTACATCTCGAAAGGAAGATGTGTTAAAGGGTAACAAGTGCGAGCATCTTGTCGAGATCAATACCTTGAGTCCTGGCGAGGCTTTGAATCTGTTCAAGAACACTGTCGGTGCAGATAAAATAAACTCTCTGCAGGATGAATCCTTGGTACAAAGAGTGTGTGATGAGTGTGGTCATTTACCATTACTCATTCACGCGGTTGGAAAAGCACTGAAAGACGAGCCTCACAattcgtggaaggatgcacaTCATCAACTTGAAACGGGAAAATTTCAAAATATTGTTGGAGTGGAACCAAAAGTATACAAGTGTATCAAATTGAGTATTGATTATTTACAACATGATGATGCAAAGTCATGTCTCTTTCTGTGCTCTTTCTTTCCTGAAGATGCTATCATCGATTTGAAGATGCTAGTCCAGTTAGCAACAGGCTCCAAGCTTATAAACCCGGATGGAGGAGAATCAAGAGTTCTTAACATGGTTAACTCTCTCAAGACATCTTCTTTGCTGCTGGGCTCTGGACCTAAAGTTCATGATATCATCAGAGATGTGGCAAGATTCATGGCTTCCACAGATCCTACATATGCATTTTTACACGTAAAATGCAACTCACAGTATTTTCCTTCTGATGCTGGTTGTTGTACTGGAAAACTCTTACGTTTAGACATGGAGACTTCTGATGTTTATTTTGATGAGGACATGGTATGCAAGGACCTGCATACCTTGTGGCTCCAAAGCAACAACCACCCACAAAAATTTTCAGGCGGCTTTTTCAAAATGTTTGCGTATCTCAGTTCTCTGATGCTACAAAATGTCAAAATTTCTTTGGAGCAGTTCTCTCTTCAAGACTTGGGTAATCTCAGGACGGTTACTTTTTTAGGGTGTGACATAAGCAAGACAAATGCTAGTCTCTTTCCCGCAAAGCTAAaatctctatggatttatgattgTTATCTCCCAAGGCCGCTGAAAGTAGCAAACCTGACATGTCTTCAAAAGCTAAAGATCCAAAATATAAATTTGTTAGTGGTGCCAAATTTCATATCTACTCTATCCAGTCTGGAAGAATTACATATACCGGAGGGATTCCACATTGACGGAGAAGAATATCAGGAGGAGCCCATAGTGATGGAGATCAGTAAATTGACTCATCTGAGAAGTTTACAATTTAGTTTCCCCGTTGGTAGTACTTTTCATGGTACAAATGCATTGTCTAATTATATAGTTAGCTACGATATACTTGTGGGTGGGCCCGGAGGGCTTATTGAGACTCCGAGGCAACTTTCAAGAGGTCCATTAATGAGGTCGATTGAGTTGATTGGCAATCACTGGCAATTCTGGGAAGGTTTGATAGCAATGGCTGAAGAAGTGAGATTGCAGAACAGCAATGTTGAACTGAGTAGCATTTACATTGGCCACAAGGGAGCATTTGGAGACTTGAAAAAACTGTACATTAAAAAATGTCACAACATGGGCAACCTAGCAAGTATATCACAGGATGAGATTCAGTATAGTTTTCAACATGAGGTAACATGTTTCTCCAAACTAACCATTTTAGATATTGAAAGCTGCTCTGAATTAAAATACCTCTTCTGCAACAATATTGCAAAAAGTCTGGTACAGCTGCAAAAGCTACGTGTGTTTAATTGTGAGTCTATGGAAGCCATCATAGTAAATGAAGGCACAAGTGAAGGAGAAATCATAACTTTCTCTAACTTGAAATCACTGACAATAAAAGGTTGTCCGAGACTCGCGGGCTTCTATGCCCAAAAGAAAAATGCATATTCAGGTTCAACATCATCAATGGATCCCTCTGCTCAATATCAGCCTTTTCTTGACCGAGAG GTTAGGTTCCCTTCCTTGGAAGAACTGAAAATTAGGTCGTTGCCATATACAAGTGTTATTTGGGGGAAGGACTGCTACAATGACAAACTGCGTCATCTTCGTGTAGGAAAATGTGATAAACTGGAAACTGTGATTCCACAGGCCATGATGCATAAGGTACATAATCTGGAACAGATACACATATATGAATGCAGCAGTTTGAGAACCATGTTCCTCCCTTCTGTCGCAATTGATCTTACGCACCTTAAGGAATTGACTGTAAaaaattgtgagaagatgacAGAGATTATTGAGGCAGGTGAACAATTAATCACTAGTGATGATATGCTGTTCCCTGAGTTAACGATTCTAGAGCTAGTTAATTTGCAAAGTTTGACTAGCGTTTGGTGCTGCCAGAGTGGGAAAGCTAATACGTGCAAG GTTCCCTTCAGACTCCTTCAACTCTCGTCAATTGTTCTTGAAAGCTTGCCTGCTCTCAAGAGTTTTCTTCATGGTTCAAATTTTGAGTTCCATACTCCAGCTTTAAAGAAGGTGAAAGTTGATAGCTGTGTACTCTCAACTCTTTTCACCTTCTCTATGTTCAAAAAATTCCAGCTCAAAAACTTAGAAGTACGGAATTGTGAATTGTTGGAGAACATTGTTGAGGATTTAAGGGGAGATGAGACTTGCAACAAGATTATCACGCTCTCTCAACTTACGGAAGTTGCTCTTCAAAATTTGCCAAACCTCAAAAGTTTTTTCCATAATGCAAATTATGAGTTCCATATGCCGGTTATAAAGAGAGTGAATGTATATTACTGTGGATTTTCTGATACACTTTTCAGACGATCAGTcttcaaaaatctcaaacaacttAAAGAATTATGCGTACTTAATTGCGAAATGTTGGAGAGCATCTTTGAGGATGCAAGGGCTGATGAAAGTGCAGATACGAGTGACAAGTTTATCACACTTAATAAAGTCTGTACGGTTGATATTCAAGGTTTACCAAAGTTGAAAAGCATTTTCTTCGGTGCAACGAACCAGTGCTATATGCCGGCCCTAAAGAAAGTGACAATATCTCGTTGTGGACTCTCTGCTCTTTTCACGCCATCGGTGTTCCGAGAATTCAAACAACTTGAAAACTTGAATGTATCTCACTGCGAATCCTTGGAACACATTGTTAAGGAGGTTGGGGTTGATGTAACTTATGAGATGAATGGTAAGAGTATCATTTCTCATAGACTCTCATTTGTTAGTCTTGAACATTTACCAAACCTCAAAAGTTGTTTCCATAATGCAAATTACGAGTTCCATATGCCGGATCTAAGGAAAGTGAAAGTAGATTGCTGTGGATTATCTAATGCACTTTTCACACGCTCAGTCTTCAACAATCTCAAACGACTCGGAGAATTAAGCGTACTTAATTGCGAATTGTTGGAAAGCATTTGTGAGGATGAAAGTCCAGGTACGAGTGACAAGATTATCACACTTAATCGTCTCTCTATGGTCAATTTTCAAGGTTTACCAAAGGTCAAAAGCATTTTCTACGGTGCAACTTTTGAGTGTCATATGCCGGCTCTAGATCGCATAAATATTGTTGGCTGTGGACTTTCTGTTCTTTTCACGTCTTCAGTGTTCCGAGAAATCCAACAACTTAGAAAATTGAACGTATCTAACTGCGAATCCTTGGAACACATTGTTAAGGAGGTTGGGGTTGATGAAACTTTTGAGATAAATGGCAAGAGTATCATTTCTCATAGTCTCTCATTTGTTAGTCTTGAACATTTGCCAAACCTCAAAAGTTGTTTCCATAATGCAAATTACGAGTTCCATATGCCGAATCTATGGGTAGTGAAAGTAGATTGCTGTGGATTATCTAATGCACTTTTCACACGCTCAGTCTTCAACAATCTCAAACTACTCACAAAATTAAGCGTACTTAATTGCGAATTGTTGGAAAGCATTTGTGAGGATGAAAGTCCAGGTACGAGTGACAAGATTATCACACTTAATCGTCTCTCTATGGTCAATTTTCAAGGTTTACCAAAGGTCAAAAGGATTTTCTACGGTGCAACTTTTGAGTGTCATATGCCGACTCTAAGGCACGTGGAAATTGTTGGCTGTGGACTTTCTGTTCTTTTCACGTCTTCAATGTTCCGAGAAATCCAAAAACTTATAAAATTGGATGTATCTGACTGCGAATCACTGGAAAACATTGTTGAGGAGGTTGAGGTTGATGAAACTTCTGAGATAATTGATAAGAGTATTACATTCCATGGACTCGGATcaattactcttaaatctttgCCAAACCTCAAAAGTTTCAGTAGTAGTCTGACCTATGTTTTCAACATGCCCCAATTACGTACATTTCTGCTGAGGGAATGTCCCCGGATAGAATATTTCAGTTTCTCGAGAACAAACACATCAGCAGTACGTGTTACTATCGACGGGTGCATTGAAGAAGGAATTCAAGACTTAAACGAATGCATAAGACAGAATCACAAAAGAGGAAGCTACTCAAGTCATTGTACTGGAGAGTCAAGTTACAGTAGTCAACAACTGGGAACACAATCAGAGAGaattgaagaaaaaaaagcctCCGTCTAG